The following coding sequences lie in one Armatimonadota bacterium genomic window:
- a CDS encoding AAA family ATPase yields MDDLIYFLAALDAEHRITVPPVLLRDLVLYASGKGDAPLIDFVERQSIERSEVRARLVKTGRAIDSLRKGSQPQPFTNPFLEAVYTLWAEALGEGTVVESEPDCVVIGRDREIGEIENKVLNGESRLLAITGIGGIGKTVLLGALAKKLRSNRRVAYLSCTTVISKADFTDKLKNALQIETDSDVESAVRRTLHEVPTVLILDRIDGLDFIEQELKSLIASGENLSIVTSCRALSENSAIENFELKPFDLSDESPNSPAISLFTRLAKPWLEKIEDHRAAIIQLCRLTQGVPLAIAISAGCLRTQEIGNLSHQLAEATTRQAYSGGVVHSSVDGCFRMLADQDQSALRALSNFSGPFLYDDGRIVSDLNDEDFSSSLIRLHQCALIASVSHEGRQGYQVADSVIEYLGEPKLGEPTTDRFVSLFAHRAASIGQAMAADRWVAGTTELLSNQAQLRKASRLAIESGDGNEIQTFADGLCRTYFESGRLADFEALCDAAIGLRREELSIRMLGLRGALASIKQDNRTCRDLWGQRLAIANKIGDFEAGADTLTDLAWQAFEEGNHEEAYDYLEQSEALCREHGLIELEATAQIIRAQMHLEAGDQAEARAWIDKTNVSLESCRDLKMLPFVYQGLARSYDKLGETELAISTLRTQLKLVSEGHRVIHSARTLASLASLYERKGEVSLALECLVSAIDALNEYQTRDLGRCRTRLAELCEANQIAETDPRLQATPGGWMQLAKRLSS; encoded by the coding sequence ATGGATGATTTGATTTACTTTTTGGCGGCGCTCGACGCTGAGCACCGCATTACCGTACCGCCAGTGCTGTTGAGGGACCTCGTCCTTTACGCTTCTGGCAAGGGCGACGCCCCCTTGATCGACTTCGTCGAACGCCAGTCGATCGAGCGATCTGAGGTTCGTGCGCGGCTTGTCAAAACCGGTCGGGCCATCGACTCCCTTCGCAAGGGCAGTCAGCCCCAACCCTTTACCAACCCATTCCTGGAAGCCGTCTACACGCTCTGGGCCGAGGCGTTGGGCGAAGGGACCGTAGTTGAATCGGAGCCTGACTGCGTCGTAATCGGGCGGGATCGAGAAATCGGCGAGATCGAGAACAAAGTCTTGAATGGCGAAAGCCGCCTCCTCGCCATCACCGGCATCGGCGGCATCGGGAAGACGGTTCTGCTCGGTGCATTGGCCAAGAAGCTGAGAAGTAACCGAAGGGTGGCCTACCTCTCCTGCACGACCGTCATCAGCAAGGCCGACTTCACCGACAAACTGAAGAATGCGCTCCAAATTGAGACCGATTCCGATGTCGAAAGCGCGGTTCGACGTACTCTGCACGAAGTTCCAACTGTTCTAATCCTCGACCGGATCGACGGCCTTGATTTTATCGAACAAGAACTCAAGAGTCTGATTGCCAGCGGCGAAAATCTTTCGATCGTTACATCATGTCGCGCCCTTTCGGAGAACAGCGCCATTGAGAACTTCGAGCTCAAGCCGTTCGATCTGTCCGATGAGTCACCTAACTCGCCGGCCATTTCGCTCTTCACGCGATTGGCCAAGCCGTGGTTAGAGAAGATCGAAGACCATCGAGCCGCAATCATCCAGTTGTGCCGACTGACTCAGGGCGTTCCCCTCGCCATCGCCATCTCGGCCGGGTGCCTTCGGACCCAGGAAATCGGCAACCTTTCCCACCAACTCGCCGAAGCGACGACGCGACAGGCGTACTCCGGTGGCGTTGTCCACTCGTCGGTCGATGGCTGCTTCCGCATGCTGGCGGACCAGGACCAATCAGCCCTTCGAGCGCTCTCGAACTTCTCCGGTCCATTCCTTTACGACGACGGTCGAATCGTTTCCGACCTCAACGACGAAGACTTTTCGTCCTCTCTCATTCGGCTTCACCAATGCGCACTCATCGCGTCGGTTTCGCATGAGGGTCGCCAAGGGTATCAAGTCGCAGATTCAGTCATCGAATACTTGGGCGAACCAAAGCTGGGCGAACCTACCACCGACCGCTTTGTTTCTCTCTTTGCGCACCGAGCGGCATCGATCGGACAGGCGATGGCGGCAGACCGCTGGGTGGCGGGAACGACGGAATTGCTGAGCAACCAGGCTCAGCTTCGCAAGGCCAGCCGCCTTGCCATCGAGTCCGGCGACGGAAACGAAATTCAGACCTTCGCCGATGGGCTCTGCCGCACCTACTTTGAATCGGGTCGCTTGGCCGACTTTGAGGCGCTGTGCGACGCGGCAATCGGGCTCCGCCGCGAAGAGCTTTCCATCCGAATGCTCGGCCTGCGTGGCGCCCTCGCCTCGATCAAGCAAGACAATCGGACCTGCCGCGATCTTTGGGGTCAACGGCTCGCCATTGCCAACAAGATCGGCGACTTCGAAGCCGGCGCAGACACCCTGACCGACCTTGCTTGGCAAGCGTTCGAGGAAGGCAACCATGAAGAGGCGTACGACTATCTGGAGCAGTCCGAGGCGTTGTGCCGAGAGCACGGCTTGATCGAGCTTGAAGCCACCGCCCAGATCATCCGAGCGCAGATGCACCTGGAAGCGGGTGACCAAGCGGAAGCTCGAGCCTGGATCGACAAGACCAATGTTAGTCTGGAGTCCTGCCGAGACCTCAAAATGCTGCCTTTCGTATACCAAGGTTTGGCACGAAGCTACGACAAGCTCGGCGAAACCGAGTTGGCAATCTCAACGCTTCGAACCCAGCTCAAATTGGTCTCCGAAGGGCATCGGGTCATCCACTCTGCGCGAACCCTCGCCAGCTTGGCAAGCCTTTATGAACGCAAAGGCGAAGTCTCGCTGGCTCTGGAGTGCTTGGTTTCCGCCATCGACGCGCTCAACGAGTACCAAACCAGGGACCTCGGCAGGTGCCGAACGCGACTCGCCGAACTCTGCGAGGCCAACCAAATTGCTGAGACCGATCCGCGGCTGCAGGCCACGCCGGGTGGCTGGATGCAGCTTGCGAAGCGGCTCTCCAGTTAA